The window GGCAATGCTCTGGACGGAAATATCAACTTCTATGGAGCAGTGGCTCATGCGAGGCAGCTCTGGGTCATCAGTGATAAGATCTGGTGAAATAGACGTGCTGTGCCACAGGTGTGACGAATTAGACCCCTGTTCATGATCCGGAACAGGGGATCGGAAATTGGTTTTGGACGAGTCGAGATAGCTGCAGCCGTACAGGTTGTAGTCAATCATGAACTGCAGGAGATACTGCAAATGTGCTTCGTAGGGTTGGAACTGTTGCTTCATGATGACGCCTTGCTGAAGGAGGTCGGCGAGTCGCGACATGACTACCGGGTTGAACATGTATATCTTGAGAAAAAATCGATACCCAACGTGGAATCCATAAAATGGAATGCCCTTGACGAGGGTGATCCTGGCCACAAACCTGGCGCTGTCCCCATACTGATCACGTCGGTAGCTAACGGCAAGCGCATGGTCGATAGAAAGATGCAATCGGTATATGAAGGCACCAACTGCGGATGACTATCAGCGGAAACGGCtatgccgtcgacgaaacCGACGCACCTTCATCCGAAGCCAAGCCGCCCTGGTACTCGACGTACAAATAGGGAAATGCGCCATGGACATGTGCACAAACCTTTTGCCCTGTTTCGGTCGAGCCAAAGATCCTCACGACGGGAACCTTGGggcctcttgcaacctgCGAAGGCCGAATATCATTGCGCAGTTGGGGGTCATAACACGACGGCGTGGCCTGATAATGATCGATGCAGTTGAGTCTGACCCGGAAGTGCATGATCATTGACCGGGAAGTCCATCAGAACTCAGTTTCAGACGACACAACGGGAGAATGCTCCGCCAAACGGTCAGCTCCTTATTGGTGAATACATACTAAGAGGTGCAGGGAGCGAGGATACGTGTCTGCCAATGAAGTATGACGCGCTAATGACATACATGCTGCGCGAGATCACGTGACGACAAGCTTTCCCATACAGCAGCGATTGATGCAGTATTactgcgtgctccgtacttaatgtacttactccgtccttaatgtactccgtactgtacttaagtatgccctgcatgcacttgtattacacgtattgtactccgtagcggCGCTAGTGTTATATTACTTGCATTATTACTGCTTCCGTTCCGTAAGCATCTGTATTACGTACTCCCAAGATTCCCGCTTCATTCAAGTCACCCACTCTAAATCTTGCATCTTTGAAGATACTTGTTTTCGTCCACACCTCGGCGCTCTTCTTCCACAGTTACGTTTTTGTCCCTGCCTACGAAGCCCGCGATAAAGGCGAACGCGGCTTGCAGTCAGTCGTGGCGCGATGGCGCTCCCGCCGCAAAAGGCCGATCCCGGCGCTGCGTCAAAGGAGGAGAACATCTACATCCCATCCTTCATCAGTAAACAACCGTTTTATGCGAAAGaagatggtgatgatgccgacTATCTTAAGCATCAGCGCCGCGAAGAGAAATCGGAACAATCGCAATGGTATGACCGTGGCAAGAAAGCTGGTCCAGCCGCGACCAAGTACCGCAAAGGCGCCTGCGAGAACTGCGGCGCGATGACGCACAAAGCCAAAGACTGCTTAAGTCGCCCTAGAGCAAAAGGCGCAAAGTGGACGGGCAGAGATATCCAGGCTGATGAAGTCATCCAAGATGTCAGCCCGAGCTGGGACGCGAAACGGGATCGCTGGAACGGCTACGACACCAAGGAGTACCGTAACGTCGTTGATTCATTCAACCAGATGGAAGAGCTCCGCAAGCAAGCGAAGCAGGCGACGAACAGCGACGAAGAAATGGATGAGGGTGATAAATATGCCGAAGAAAATGATATGAGCAAGCATCAGAGCACGGCAACAAGGCAGCTGAGGATACGGGAAGACACAGCAAAGTACCTTCTGAATCTCGATCTCGAATCGGCCAAGTATGATCCGAAAACACGATCACTCGTCGATGGAGGGGCCACGGGAGGCAAAGCGGCCGACTTGTTTGCCGAAGAAGGCTTCATGAGGTCGTCTGGCGAAGCCGCGGAGTTTGAAAACGCAACTCGTTATGCGTGGGAGGCGCAAGAAAATGCTGGAGACACGTCACAGCATCTGCAGGCCAACCCAACAGCCGGGGCGCTTCTCAGGAAAAAGGGCATAGAAGAGGATGACAAGAAGCGAATGGAGCGCGAGAAGAAGATACTGGAGAAGTATGGCGGAGGTGAGCAGAAGAAAATGCCGGCATCGCTTCGCAGTATGACAATCACAGAGTCGGAAACCTTTGTCGAGTATGACGAAGCGGGCCTCATCAAAGGGGCTCACCTACAAGCAGCGAAGTCCAAATACGCCGAGGACGTTTTCATCAACAATCACACATCAGTTTGGGGAAGCTGGTGGTTCAATTTCAAATGGGGATATGGATGCTGCCACTCATTCGTCAAGAACAGCTATTGTACCGGAGAGGAAGGTAAAAAGGCCTGGGAAGCGGCTGAATCTCAAAGATCAGGAGCAAATCTTATTGAGAATGGGAATTCGGATGCGACAGTTGAGGTTTTGGAAGAACCTGAGGAGACCAAACCCAAAAAACGCACACGCGAGGAGATGCTCAATGGGGTGACGGAGGCTGAAATGGACGAGTATCGTCGAAAGAAGACGGTTGCCGCTGATCCAATGGCGGGGATGCTCGGCAAGGACGAGCTCTTCAGTTGAAACGGCAGACAGTCAGATAATTGTAGCATACACCGTCACATCTCCAGGGCCAAGCCTGGAGACCCCAAGCAGAACAGCGAATCGGAAATCGTGGCGCGTTGCCATGTTGATGATATACACATTCAGCTCATATCACGAACATCTGTCACATCGCCAGAACGCGAAACATAATTTGGTGAAGTTTTCCCTTTTAACCACTGGCCAACGCCGCAAGCTATGTCTAGAAATTCCTTCCAGCTAGTGGCAAACCACCAGCGAATCGTATCAGGGGGAATCGTTGTAGCATAACTGATGCATTtactcgtcatcctcctcagcctcgccctcgccagcGCCCTCagcggccttggccttctttCTGCGAACACGGCCGGGGCGGCCACTGCCGAACGGCGAGTTCAGGGCGAAGTCGATGTGCTTCTGGGAGTCGAGACGGACGATGAAAGAGGGGACGTTGACGATCTGCTTGCCGACACGAATGTGGCGCTGGCGGATCAGGACACGGGCGTGGTGGATGGACTTGGCAAGGCCAAGCTTGTAGACGCAGGTCTGCAGGCGGCGCTCCAGGAAATCCTCAATCTTCAGGGCCAGGACGTAATCGAGCTTCATGCGGGACTCGTCGAGGACACCAACGCGGACGAGACGTCGAATCAGGGCGTTGCCTTCGAACAGACGCTTGGGGTCCTTCTCGTCGAGGGTAAGAAGCTGACTGGAGCGCGTGTCAGCATTCGTTTGCGCGTTTCAAGCGGAACGGTACTATGCATTCTTACCGGGCAGCACGACGAATCTTGGACAGAGTCAGACCGACTCGCCAGACCTCACGCTTATTGCGCAGGCCATACTCGCCAACGAGCTTCAACTCGGAGTCACTGTTGGATCCATGTCAGTTTTCTCGTCACAATCGACATGAACAGAGACAAGCTCATGCTCAGTGGCCGGTGATTACTGACAGTCGAGCAGCCTCGAAGGGTCTGCGGGGGACACGAGAGGTCTTCGAATACGCGCGAGGAGGCATCCTAAATAATGTTAATGCTTGCGCGACGTGGAATTGGCGACTCTGTAACTCACTTGACTTGCTCCTTTGGTGTTGGCTGGAGATGGACTTGTTGCTCGCAAGACCAGAAATGTTGGAGGTTGTGGGGTGGTAATTTtcgacggccggcatcaCGTGCCCGTCCACTACGAACCCTAAGCGACGCACCGTTCACAAACCCCACCGCCCAACGCCCTTGCCCTACTCATGCTAGGGGAGAAAAAAAAGAGATTACCTAAGCCTGGATCCCACAAGCTGGCGCAAAATCACATTCAACACCAAGGCAGCAAGTACCCTCCACTATCGCCAATCCAACGACAACTTGCTGTTCGGCAAATAAGACGCGATGGGTCACTCTTACGGAAAAAGAGCGGGAACCCGCGTATGTTGAATCAATGGAAAGAAGAAGATGGACAATCTGCTGACGAGGCGCAGTATGCCTTCAGCAGGAACTTTCGCCAGAAGGGCATGATCGCCCTGAACACGTACCTGAGGCAGTACCGGTATGGCGCCCCGTACGACACTCACGAGCGAACAGATGGACTGATATTCTTCCAGTGTTGGTGACATTGTCGACGTCAAGGTGAACGGTGCCGTCCAGAAGGGGTAAGGCGACTCGAGCAGTTCTACCGCGATGCGGACAGCATGAAAGCCGGGATGCTAACGAATGGACAGCATGCCCTACAAGGTCTACCACGGCAAGACGGGTGTCGTCTACAACGTCACGAAGAGCGCCGTTGGTGTCATCATCTACAAGAAGGTGTGGCACCGATACATCGAGAAGCGCATCAACGTCCGAATCGAGCACATTCAGCCTTCCCGGTCCCGCGAGGACTTCCTTAAGCGAGTCAAGGCGaacgccgaggccaagaagcAGGCCCGCGCCAACGGTGTCACGGTTCAGGTCAAGCGCCTACCTGCCCAGCCTCGCGAGGCTCGCACCGTTTCCCTGACCGACAACCCTCCCGAGACCGTTACTCCTCTGCCTTACGAGACCACGATTTAGAAGGGTTCGTGGTGGAGTGTGTGCTGGTTTATTCATTTTTCTTGTGGTGTTGTGCGCGGATGGGAAACAACTCAGCATGGCGAGGTCTACATTTGATGTCCATAGGAAATGAGACCAAAAGTGGCATGTACCACTCGAACCTGTCTTCCAACTGGGGCATCTCGTGATTCAATTTTTGCTGCTGGGTTTTGGATTGGGCCGTTGGCTAGCCTTTATTCATTCTTTCCAGGGTGCCATGGCTCTCGAAACATGTGAAGCTGGCTTTTCGAACTATCGAGCCAGATCCATCCAGACCTGAGCAGTGTTAGATTCGTCCAGCGATTCTTGGCGGTTACCTGGTCATTAGTATCGGCGTCTTGCTTCATCCGCACGACACGGTTAGAGTAAATTAGAGGAGCtgaaggcggcgagagctACATGAGACGCGTCAACGGCGTAACTGTCGTTCTCATAGGCTAAGATAAGAGCCATCACTCATTGGCCCATTGTCAGAGGGGGAATTCGTTTTCAAGGCATGGTGAAGCAACATCTGATGCGAATGAGCTCTTCTTTATCACTTGGTCATTGTGACTTGCTATTCTGCTATTACTCTCGATTTGTTCGATTTGAATGTGGCGGTATCGTGTTCTTGTTCATTGAATGCTGGCGACGAAGTACGACGATCCAAGATCCATCCCATTGGCATAGGCACTCAACCAATGCCAATTAAAGGAGCAAAAAAATCATTTCCTGCTGCCGAAAACATGTCACACGACGTTGCCACTTCACGTAAGAATGACGAACTGCTTAGTCGAGCCCTCTCAAAAAGGCTCCGAAAGGCTGCATTCCCCAGGTACGTGCAACGTGAGTGACGAAATTGCCTGGTTGATAACGTCTTCAGCCGGAGCGGAAGATTCCACTAGCCGAGGTCGCATTGACAGCCCGCCCGCCCTGCCAATGTAGCTCGTGCTCTTGCATGACTACGATAGGCTGGTTGATGGGCACCGTTTGGTTGGAGACGCATCACTGCCTGATCACCATATACTAAGCCACTGCGAAGCTGCCACGCTTTTTAAGGCAATGCTGACGACATCGTCCACGACTCCTCTGCTTGGCGCCCAACACATTCATTGCATGCTTACAGTCATTCTTCTGCAAGCTTGCCACGTCCCGTAAATCACGCCAACGTCGAGTTGGAGTGAGCTGTGCCTCCTGGAACCTAGCCAGCCAAAGCACTCACTCCACCGTCATCGCGGCCAAGCCCAAGTTTCGGCTTCACCACACTCTGCCCTTGGCAAGCATGGCCTCCATGCGGTCGGAGCATGCCAAGTTTGTGACCCTCATAGACTCCTCGACAAGTCTGTTGACGGACGAGACCTTTCGCTGACAGACTGACCTGCAATCTAGGACCGATCAGGAGCTTGCCATCAGCATCAAGAAGGCCACCAACACTGACGAGATCTCGCCCAAACGCAAGCATGTGCGCGCATGCATCGTGTACACATGGGATCACAGATCAGCCCACGCCTTCTGGTCTGGAATCAAAGTGTAGGTCATGTTGCTACGCCGTTGCCCGTTCAGGGGAGGCCGGCTGACCCGACGACAGGCAGCCGATTCTGGCGGACGAGGTGCAGACTTTCAAGGCCCTGATTACAATCCACAAAGTTCTGCAAGAGGGTCATCCGTCGGCGCTCAAGGAGGCAATGGCCAACCGCAGTTGGATTGATGGTCTGAATCGTGGcatggccggcgacgggctcCGCGGTTACGGCCCCCTCATCCGAGAATACGTATTCTACTTGCTGGCCAAGCTCTCCTTTCACCAGCAGCATATTGAATTCAACGGAACATTCGAATACGAAGAGTATCTGAGCTTGAAAGCCATCAACGACCCGAATGAGGGTTACGAGACGATCACAGACCTCATGATTCTACAAGACAAGATTGAACAGTTTCAAAAGTTGATTTTCTCCCACTTCAGGAACGTGGGCAACAACGAGTGCCGGATCTCTGCCCTGGTACCGCTGGTGCAGGAAAGCTATGGAATTTACAAGTTCATCACGAGCATGATGAGAGCCATGCACTCCAGTTAGTCTCCACCTTGGGCTCGTCGGGTCGGAGGAAACTGACGGGCAGCGCAGTCACGGGAGATGACGAGGCTTTACAGCCTCTGCGTCAGCGTTACGATGCGCAACATTACCGGCTCATCAAGTTCTACTACGAATGCTCCAACCTGCGCTACCTCACCAGTCTCATCACGATCCCCAAGCTCCCCCAAGACCCGCCGAACCTCCTcaccgagggcggcgacgcgccCGCCCTACCCTCTCGGCCGAAACAAGAGATTGAACGTCAGATAACGCCACCGAAGGAGCCGAAGTCGGAAGAGCCCGGGGAAATCTCGGAGTTTTGGAAGAGCGAGCTCGACCGTCAGAACCGAGACtacgaggagcagcagcgggTTCTCGAAGAGCGACAGGCAGCAGCCTTGCTGGCACAGCAGCAGGCGCAGATGCAGGCGCAGCGCGATttcgaggagcagcagcgacgGCTGGCAGAACAGCAGAAGCGGGATCAGGAGGCGCTCCTGGCACAGCAGTCGCAGTGGCAGACGCAAGGCCGActcgccgagctggagcAGGAGAACTTTAACGCGCGGGCCCAGTACGAGCGAGACCAGCTGATGCTGCAACAGTACGACCAACGCgtcaaggcgctcgaggggGAGCTGGGACAGATTCAAAACAGCCTGGGCCAACAGATCACGAGCAAGGATGACCAGATCCGGGCGCTGCAGGAGCAGGTCAACACGTGGAGGACGAAGTACGAGTCGCTGGCCAAGCTGTATTCCCAGCTGCGTCACGAGCACCTCGACCTCTTGCAGAAGTTCAAAACGGTGCAGCTCAAGGCTTCGAGCGCGCAGGAGGCGATCGACAAGCGGGAGAAGCTCGAGCGGGAGATCAAGACGAAgaacctcgagctcgccgacatGATACGCGAGAGGGATCGTGCCCTCCACGACAAGGACCGAGTGCATGGCAGCAacaaggacgaggtcgagaggCTCAAGCGCGAGCTCCGGATGGCGCAGGACAAGGCCGACAACCTCGAACGGAGCAAGGGCAACGAGCTGTCGACGATGCTGGCCAAGTACAACCGGGAGATGAGCGACCTCGAGGAAGCACTGCGCAACAAGTCGAAAGCCCTCGAGGAGGCGCAGTCGTCGCTCAGGGACGGCAGCTCCGACCTGGAGAAGCTACTCAGGGACAAGGAGTACGAGCTGGAAGTGTACAAGACGGGGATGGACGAGACGCTGCTCAAGCTGAACGAGCTCGAGCAAAACCAGAACGATTCGGGGCACGCGCTAGATGGGCAGATTGACGCGCTCATCCTGTCGAACCTGGACAAGCTCAACGACGTGATCGATTCCGTCCTCCAGGCCGGCGTTTCGAGAGTGGACGATGCCCTGTACGAGCTCGACTCGTCGATGCAGGCGGGCAACCAGAacgcgtcgccgacgtacGTGCTGTCGCAGATCgagaaggcgtcggcgagcgccaTGGAGTTTGCGACGTCGTTCAACAACTTCATCGCCGACGGGCCGAATAGCACGCACGGAGACCTCATCAAGGCGATCAACGTGTTCTcgggcgccatcgccgacgtctGTAGCAACACTAAGGGTCTGACAAGGCTCGCGACGGACGAGAAGAAGACGGACGGGCTGATGAACGGCGCGCGGCAGTCGGCGCAGTCGACGCTCCAGTTCTTCCGCGGCCTCCAGAGCTTTCGGCTCGAGGGCATGGAGCCGCTGCAGAAGACGGACGTGGTGATtaacaacaacaacgacgTGCAAATCAACTTGCAGAAGCTGAACAAGCTGGTTGAAGCCTTCGCTCCGGGCTTCGGCAAGCTGGCCAACAACAAGGGAGACTtgggcgacctcgtcgactcggagctgagcaaggcggccgacgccatcgcggcggcggcggcgcggctgGCGAAGCTCCGGAACAAGCCTCGGGACGGATACTCGACGTACGAGGTCAAGGTGCACGACTCGATCCTggacgcggcgacggccatcacgAACGCCATCGGGCAGCTGATcaaggcggcatcggcgacgcaGCAGGAGATTGTGCAGGCTGGACGCGGGTCCTCGTCCCGGACGGCCTTTTACAAGAAGAACAACCGGTGGACGGAGGGCCTGAtctcggcggccaaggcggtcGCATCGTCGACCAACACGCTgatcgagacggccgacggggtCCTCTCTCGGCGAAACAGCCCCGAGCAGCTCATCGTAGCGTCCAACGacgtggcggcgtcgacggcccagctcgtcgccgcgagcAGGGTCAAGGCGGGCTTCATGTCGAAGAGCCAGGAGAAGCTGGAGcaggcgagcaaggcggTGGGGGCGGCATGCAGGGCGCTCGTGCGGCAGGTGCAGAGCCTGATCAAGGAGCGCAgccaggacgaggacgcggtGGACTACACGAAGCTCGGCGCGCACGAGTTCAAGGTGCGCGAGATGGAGCAGCAGGTACGTGCCGATTTTCTTCAGCCCATCAGCGCCGTGTTGCACGTGCGCCCCCGGCGGTCGCGCACACGCAGGGACGCACGGCGATCCAAGCGGGCGATTCGTCATGCGCTCGCCATCCGGACACGGCCGCCGTTGCCCGGACACGGTCGCTGCCGGTTCGGAGGCGAGATTCGTGGGCCAGTGCCTACGTCTATCTGCCCTCGCGTCCGGCGGGCACTCGGCTCGgtcgcggcgacgatgacagGTCCGGAGCAGATTTTCGCTAACGGGACGGTCGATGACAGGTCGAGATACTCCAACTGGAAAACGCGCTTTCCTCGGCGCGCCATCGGCTGGGCGAGATGCGCAAGATTTCGTACCAAGAGGAGTAGAGATTGAAGCAGGGACGGCGGAGGGACGTCGTGGATGGGCAGTGGCCGGTGTCGCCCCGCGCGCGCGTGCTTTTTTGTCTGCTCGGCGCCAACAAGGCTGCAAGGTCCAGCAAAGTTCAACGCGCGATGGCCGGGCACACCGTCACGGGGGACTCTGCCGAGGGGGTGAGGCTGGAGGGGTAGGCAGCAGCCATACCCTGGTCCTGGTCACAGCCGGACGATGGACATGGAGCACGGTGGGGATGGCACGGGGATGTCGGGTGGTGGGAGGGCGAAGTCGTTACGAGCGCAGGGCACGCACGGGGCCGTTTGGGATGATGTGCTTTGACCCGAAAACGAGCACAGCTGGCTCGTGGGCGGAGCGAAGATGGAGCGGGCGGATGAAGGCGAGAAGGAAGGTTGCGATGACGATCTTGGGGGACGTGGAGATTGCAGATTTGATTGAtatcgagctcgacgacagTGCGCTTGCTGCTAGCGAGATGAGATGAATGAAAGAAGTCCTGGCCGCAGGTTTTGaacggcgccgccatcgcccatCCAGTGACGCTACGTCATGACGCCTGATGCGGGGGGGACGACGTGCGTTGGAGAGTTGAGatgaggccgaggagcaCATGCCACGCGCCTACGACGATGCAAGGACGGGATTTCTCGTCCAGAAGTCGATTGACGGCAGCACCCCTGGGCAAGTGCGAAAACGCGTAGGATGACgcatttacatgtacatccaGATGCCGCACGAGGTCGGGACAGGGATCACGGCCGCCAAAGGTCCCTCCAAGTTGAAACAATGTCGGTGCCTGCAGCTGCAGCGCAAGGAGAGGGGGGGCGAGCAGCTCCCTCATGTGACTGGCACCAGCCGATTGCCACTTGTATGCCACCACCGAGGGGGACAAAATGCGAAGCAGTGGTGAGGATGAgtgatggcgccgacgggcAATATCACGCCGACGAGACATGACGACGTCCACGTTCCAAAAGCCAGTGCCAACGTGCTCCGCATTCAGCATGAAAATGATGACGTCCAAGTGCCAAAGGCCGCTGCTTGGGGGCGATCTTCAAAGCATTTCCTATACGGCATGAAAATGGTGACGTCCAAGTGCCAAATGCCGTTGCTTGGGGGCGATCTTCAAAGCATTTCCTATACGGCATCAAAATAAAGACGTGCCAACATTCACATGGCCAacaggctcaggctcaggcaCAGGCTCTGGCACAGGCTctggcacaggcacaggtaCAGGCACAGGGCTCAGTTCAGGTTCAGGttcaggctcaggctcaggctcaggctcaggctcaggctcaggctcaggctcagacacagcacaggcacaggcacaggcacaggcacaggcacaggcacaggcacaggcacaggcacaggcacaggcacaggcgcAGGCACAGGCAAAAGGAACGTTGCTCAGAGGGGGGGAGAGTCGGGGGACACCAGCTCCCATTCTCGTAGGGACGGACTTGACAGACGAAGCATACGAATGGCTGACCGGTTGTTGGTAGGATGGATGCTCAGTATGGATGGATGCGCAGTGGGGAACCCAATTCGCTGACGAGCCCGCGCCGGCCAGTGCGTCGGTCTGCTGTTGGGCCTGTGGTGGGCGGCTGGCTCAGGTGACTGGGAccggatgccgacgatgcttTAGCGCGGCCATGGTGGCCATGGAACGGACGCTTAGTTGGCCTCGCTGCCGGCTGTCGGCTGTCGATGCGTCCGATGCAAGCCAGCACTTGGCACAGGGAGTCGCAGTGGGTGACAGGCCCCCCAAAACTTGGCGCTGTCCACGGAGCTTTCCGGTGGGTTGAAGCAGCCGTTCAGCGGTCGGAACCAATGAACGAGTCGGGAGAGCCTGTTGGCCACCGGATGGAGATGGTGGGCCACTACAGACTACAGTGCAGCGCACCTACATTGGATGGCACCAGCCTGGAGCCGACGGTACGAGTACCTGCCTGCGCACGGTACGCAATACAGACCACGGTACATATCTCGGCATGCACGCGTACCACCAACATCATGTCACGGTACAGTGCACCCACGCGTGTCTCGACTGTACATGGGCGGATGCACCCGCGTGAGATGACCGAAGGGGCAAGGTAAGGaggcggcaacgacgacaacaGTTCGAACGAGGGCGAGAGTAGCCATCACCCGTCGGCAGGGTGCACCCTACATCTTTGTCAACAATGGGCGACATGATTTGGCATTGTACGGAGCGACCATGACATTGTCTTTGAGGCGCACCCCGTCGGTTTTGTTCGAAGCCGCATTCCAACTCGTTCTGTTCGTGGCCATGGTTTGGAGGCGTCCAGGCTTCGTCGCGATCGAAGCCAATTCCATTTCTCGGTACCGAATCATGTTCCTCGTCAACGGTTGCGTTCGACGAAGCGCCTCGGCCATGACGTggggcccgtcgtcggccatgaccGTGACCACTGCGCCAGCCGATGGCTTCGTACAAGCACGGACCAGCAGGAGGCATCACGAACCGCAGCATGGCACGAGCTCCTGAATCACGGACCAGCAGATGGCCGCTTTCGATGGTTGAAACACGGACTCCATCGGCCGGCAGCCGTAGCTTCTGCACGTTGGCTCCGCGTTCCGGGTTCAGGGGTGGTCATGCGAGTACGGATGCGTCCATGCACCGAGGTGCGAGGACTCTTTCATCGAACCTTTGCCTGTTGGTGGGTTGATCTGTGCcccggtgacgatgacgatgacggtgcggcggtgacggtgaaGGCGACGGATGACGGATGAAGAAAGCGCCGTGTCGGCTCGCCACCAGGTTGTCCGGCGCATAGTTGGCCaggcgtgcgtgcgtgcctTGGCCAgcgaggaggatgaagcaGGGTGAGCAGGGTGAACAGGGTGAGCAGGGTGAGCAGGGTGCAGCAGGAGACGGAGAGGAACGAATTC of the Drechmeria coniospora strain ARSEF 6962 chromosome 01, whole genome shotgun sequence genome contains:
- a CDS encoding pre-mRNA-splicing factor slu7 is translated as MALPPQKADPGAASKEENIYIPSFISKQPFYAKEDGDDADYLKHQRREEKSEQSQWYDRGKKAGPAATKYRKGACENCGAMTHKAKDCLSRPRAKGAKWTGRDIQADEVIQDVSPSWDAKRDRWNGYDTKEYRNVVDSFNQMEELRKQAKQATNSDEEMDEGDKYAEENDMSKHQSTATRQLRIREDTAKYLLNLDLESAKYDPKTRSLVDGGATGGKAADLFAEEGFMRSSGEAAEFENATRYAWEAQENAGDTSQHLQANPTAGALLRKKGIEEDDKKRMEREKKILEKYGGGEQKKMPASLRSMTITESETFVEYDEAGLIKGAHLQAAKSKYAEDVFINNHTSVWGSWWFNFKWGYGCCHSFVKNSYCTGEEGKKAWEAAESQRSGANLIENGNSDATVEVLEEPEETKPKKRTREEMLNGVTEAEMDEYRRKKTVAADPMAGMLGKDELFS
- a CDS encoding 40S ribosomal protein S9 yields the protein MPPRAYSKTSRVPRRPFEAARLDSELKLVGEYGLRNKREVWRVGLTLSKIRRAARQLLTLDEKDPKRLFEGNALIRRLVRVGVLDESRMKLDYVLALKIEDFLERRLQTCVYKLGLAKSIHHARVLIRQRHIRVGKQIVNVPSFIVRLDSQKHIDFALNSPFGSGRPGRVRRKKAKAAEGAGEGEAEEDDE
- a CDS encoding Ribosomal protein L21e, with translation MGHSYGKRAGTRYAFSRNFRQKGMIALNTYLRQYRVGDIVDVKVNGAVQKGMPYKVYHGKTGVVYNVTKSAVGVIIYKKVWHRYIEKRINVRIEHIQPSRSREDFLKRVKANAEAKKQARANGVTVQVKRLPAQPREARTVSLTDNPPETVTPLPYETTI